One Microbacter margulisiae genomic window carries:
- the gyrB gene encoding DNA topoisomerase (ATP-hydrolyzing) subunit B, which produces MSEEQILNGEEPKTMDSNSYGASSIQVLEGLEAVRKRPSMYIGDTGAKGLHHLVYEVVDNSIDEAMAGYCNTIEVVIHEDNSISVKDNGRGIPVDMHEKEGKSALEVVLTVLHAGGKFDKGSYKVSGGLHGVGVSCVNALSDDLHVEVYRDEKTYEQEYQKGKPLFDVKETGTATTTGTFIKFHPDPEIFSEVLYHYDILAARMRELAYLNAGIAITLTDLRTIDTQGNPKFEKFHSEKGLEEFVQFIDAGREQLIEHVIHISTEKFGTPVEIAMTYNTSYIENVFSYVNNIHTIEGGTHVAGFRRGLTRTLKKYADENKILEKVKVDISGDDFREGLTAIISVKVAEPQFEGQTKTKLGNNEVMGIVDQAVGEALGNYLEENPKQAKAIIEKVVLAATARNAARKAREMVQRKSPLSGGGLPGKLADCSEKDPQVCEIFLVEGDSAGGSAKQGRNRLFQAILPLRGKILNVEKAMYHKVLESEEIRNIYTALGVTIGTEEDNMQLNISKLRYHKIIIMTDADVDGSHIDTLIMTFFFRHMKELIENGYLYIATPPLYLCKKGKIEEYCWNESQRLMFIEKYAEGNENAVHIQRYKGLGEMNPEQLWDTTMNPEKRTLRQVTIENAVDADHIFSMLMGDDVGPRREFIEQNATYAKIDV; this is translated from the coding sequence ATGAGTGAAGAACAGATCCTGAACGGGGAAGAACCCAAAACAATGGATAGCAATTCATACGGCGCAAGTAGTATTCAGGTACTTGAAGGATTAGAAGCCGTTCGCAAACGTCCTTCAATGTATATTGGTGATACCGGAGCCAAAGGGTTGCATCACCTTGTTTATGAAGTAGTGGACAACTCCATCGACGAAGCTATGGCCGGCTATTGCAATACGATTGAGGTTGTAATCCATGAAGACAATTCCATCAGCGTAAAAGATAACGGGCGGGGCATTCCTGTTGATATGCACGAAAAAGAAGGAAAATCGGCATTAGAAGTTGTTTTGACAGTTTTGCATGCCGGCGGTAAATTCGATAAAGGCAGTTATAAAGTTTCAGGCGGTTTGCATGGAGTCGGCGTTTCGTGTGTAAACGCACTTTCAGATGATTTACATGTAGAAGTCTATCGTGACGAGAAAACATACGAACAGGAATATCAAAAAGGGAAACCTCTGTTCGATGTTAAAGAAACGGGAACAGCTACAACAACAGGAACCTTTATTAAATTTCATCCAGATCCTGAAATATTTTCGGAAGTTTTATATCATTACGATATCTTAGCTGCCCGGATGCGAGAATTGGCATATCTGAATGCAGGCATTGCCATTACTTTAACAGACTTACGAACAATTGATACCCAGGGAAATCCTAAATTCGAAAAATTTCATTCTGAAAAAGGATTAGAAGAATTTGTCCAATTTATCGACGCCGGACGCGAACAATTAATAGAGCATGTAATTCATATTTCAACAGAAAAATTTGGCACACCTGTTGAAATTGCTATGACATACAATACTTCATACATCGAAAATGTTTTTTCCTACGTCAACAACATTCACACAATAGAAGGAGGAACTCATGTAGCCGGATTCCGTCGTGGGTTAACGCGAACGCTCAAAAAATATGCCGATGAAAACAAAATTCTGGAAAAAGTCAAAGTTGATATCAGCGGAGACGATTTCCGTGAAGGTTTAACGGCTATTATTTCCGTCAAAGTTGCTGAACCTCAATTTGAAGGTCAAACAAAAACCAAATTGGGAAATAACGAAGTAATGGGTATCGTTGATCAAGCTGTAGGAGAAGCACTTGGTAACTATCTGGAAGAAAATCCAAAACAAGCGAAAGCCATTATTGAAAAAGTGGTTCTGGCAGCCACAGCACGAAATGCTGCTCGAAAAGCCCGAGAAATGGTTCAACGAAAATCTCCGTTATCAGGTGGCGGCCTTCCCGGGAAATTAGCAGATTGTTCAGAAAAAGATCCTCAAGTATGCGAAATTTTCCTCGTTGAAGGTGATTCTGCAGGAGGTTCTGCAAAACAAGGAAGAAACAGGTTGTTCCAAGCCATCTTACCTCTAAGGGGAAAAATCTTGAACGTCGAAAAAGCCATGTATCATAAAGTACTTGAAAGCGAAGAGATTCGTAATATTTATACTGCATTAGGTGTAACGATTGGAACAGAAGAAGATAATATGCAACTAAATATTTCGAAATTGCGTTATCATAAAATCATCATTATGACCGATGCCGACGTAGACGGAAGCCATATTGACACCCTGATTATGACATTCTTCTTCCGTCACATGAAGGAGTTGATTGAAAACGGCTATCTCTACATTGCCACTCCCCCCTTATACCTCTGTAAGAAAGGAAAAATTGAAGAATATTGCTGGAACGAAAGTCAGCGGCTGATGTTCATTGAGAAATATGCGGAAGGCAATGAAAATGCAGTACATATTCAACGTTATAAAGGTTTGGGGGAGATGAATCCCGAACAATTATGGGATACAACCATGAATCCTGAAAAACGTACTTTACGGCAGGTAACCATTGAAAATGCGGTTGATGCCGATCATATATTCTCAATGTTGATGGGCGATGATGTCGGACCTCGCAGGGAGTTCATTGAACAAAATGCCACTTATGCTAAAATCGATGTTTAA
- a CDS encoding DUF748 domain-containing protein, protein MKHKVVKISAIVVSAIALCLIVLALSVSSIVKNYIEKHSKEMIGRQILMSKLHLNIFTGTLEMDSLRMYEANSTKVFASIDTFYMELTIHKLLGSTFELSQIKVIRPYVDIIQKKDSFNFNDLLYKYEHRDTTPSSFPKAIILKNIFIKGGKIVYTDLQLHNTIKMNDLGVAIPEMRFGEGDTHAGIHLKIGENATVDSHLALNMKTNQYILGLQISNLPLSIFYPYAKEELNIAQLEGFINTNLNITGDMDHMMNFVVTGTASGKSFNITNKAGEELASAATAEVKIDSLLWNSSAYLLDYVHASGVHLNFIMRKTTTNYTNLLTPAAEDTTSPSQPMTVKIKDLHITNSQLTYTDQTLSVPFTLPVQQIDFQVANYDMNGTNTYKMQARFPEGGLMHFSWKGNMNNLANQDIMLNMRNISLRLFSPYVVQYTAYPITTGNFNFVSKNVIRRNNLNSSNLLDAFNANVGKKQHGVKPEYHIPMKLALYILKDKDGKIEFNVPVQGNIHDPKFSYTKIILKTLVNLMVKVAISPVRFLAGSLGLNPDKMEAIVMQPLQTDFTAQQYQQLNDLANMLKQKPDMLLTLTQYVDLKDMLPAYALFKTKSAYLKSQQKDSTQQQIHYSDIELVNNNDAGFVAYVDTLVKAKSNLPVNASIQDKVNALYAPDSIQAGAQRFLQRRNLFILHYMTTSYQVPEKSLIVRTVGQDTLNTYSSKAKYAIKMTLPGADNSVDTTNVK, encoded by the coding sequence ATGAAACATAAGGTAGTTAAGATTTCGGCAATCGTTGTGTCTGCCATCGCGCTTTGCCTCATCGTATTGGCATTGTCGGTTTCATCCATTGTCAAAAACTATATTGAAAAACACAGTAAGGAAATGATCGGGCGGCAGATCCTGATGAGCAAACTACACCTTAACATTTTCACAGGTACGCTCGAAATGGATTCGCTCCGCATGTACGAGGCCAATAGCACGAAAGTGTTTGCTTCCATCGACACCTTTTACATGGAGCTGACGATACATAAATTGCTGGGTAGCACGTTTGAGTTATCCCAAATAAAAGTTATCCGTCCTTATGTTGATATCATCCAGAAAAAAGATTCGTTCAACTTCAACGACCTGCTTTACAAATATGAACATCGCGACACAACGCCTTCTTCGTTCCCTAAAGCAATTATCCTGAAAAATATTTTTATCAAAGGGGGAAAGATTGTATATACCGACCTGCAACTGCACAACACGATTAAGATGAATGATCTTGGCGTCGCCATTCCCGAAATGCGTTTTGGCGAAGGAGACACCCATGCCGGCATCCATTTAAAGATAGGCGAAAACGCAACCGTAGATAGCCATCTGGCCCTTAACATGAAGACAAACCAGTATATCCTTGGACTTCAGATAAGCAACCTGCCCCTCAGCATTTTCTATCCCTATGCCAAAGAAGAGCTTAACATTGCGCAACTGGAAGGATTCATCAACACCAACCTGAACATTACGGGCGATATGGATCACATGATGAATTTTGTGGTTACAGGTACTGCAAGCGGGAAATCTTTCAACATAACCAACAAGGCAGGTGAAGAGCTTGCCTCGGCAGCAACAGCGGAAGTGAAAATCGACTCGCTGCTCTGGAACAGCTCTGCCTACCTGCTCGACTACGTGCATGCTTCCGGCGTACACCTGAACTTTATCATGCGGAAGACTACCACTAACTACACGAACCTGCTCACGCCGGCGGCTGAAGACACCACTTCCCCATCGCAACCCATGACCGTAAAGATAAAAGACCTGCATATTACCAATTCGCAACTCACTTACACAGACCAAACGCTCTCTGTTCCGTTTACCCTGCCGGTGCAGCAAATCGACTTCCAGGTTGCAAATTATGATATGAACGGCACCAATACGTATAAAATGCAGGCGCGGTTTCCTGAAGGCGGCTTGATGCATTTCAGCTGGAAAGGGAATATGAACAATCTTGCCAACCAGGATATCATGCTGAATATGCGCAACATCAGCCTGCGGTTGTTCAGCCCCTACGTTGTGCAATATACCGCCTACCCTATCACAACGGGGAACTTCAACTTTGTAAGCAAAAATGTCATCCGGCGAAACAACCTCAACAGTTCAAACCTGCTCGACGCATTCAATGCCAATGTGGGGAAGAAACAACATGGAGTGAAACCGGAATACCATATCCCGATGAAACTGGCATTGTATATCCTGAAAGACAAAGACGGCAAAATTGAATTTAACGTGCCTGTACAGGGTAATATTCATGATCCGAAGTTCTCCTATACAAAGATCATTCTGAAGACACTGGTCAACCTGATGGTGAAAGTGGCCATCTCTCCGGTGCGTTTCCTGGCCGGTTCGCTGGGATTGAACCCTGATAAGATGGAAGCCATTGTCATGCAACCTCTGCAAACTGATTTCACCGCTCAGCAATACCAGCAATTGAACGACCTGGCAAACATGCTGAAACAAAAACCTGACATGCTGCTGACACTGACACAATATGTTGATCTGAAAGATATGCTGCCTGCATATGCCCTTTTCAAAACAAAATCAGCTTACCTGAAATCGCAACAAAAGGACAGCACACAACAACAGATCCATTATAGCGATATCGAGCTGGTGAACAATAACGATGCCGGATTTGTTGCCTATGTTGACACATTGGTAAAGGCAAAAAGCAACCTGCCTGTCAACGCATCCATACAGGACAAGGTCAATGCCCTCTATGCACCCGATTCCATTCAGGCCGGTGCTCAACGTTTCCTGCAACGGCGCAACCTGTTTATCCTGCATTACATGACCACTTCGTATCAGGTTCCCGAAAAGAGTCTTATCGTCAGAACGGTAGGTCAGGATACGCTCAACACCTACAGCAGTAAAGCAAAGTATGCCATCAAAATGACTCTGCCTGGCGCAGATAATTCCGTTGATACAACAAATGTAAAATAA
- a CDS encoding ketopantoate reductase family protein gives MKIGIIGTGGVGGYFGGKLALAGHDVIFIARGAHLNAIQQNGLQIKSFQGEFTVKNAHATDNLEELKGADVILLTTKAWQIKDLAPQLKGIVDQNTILLPLQNGVLSSEELLEEMPDKHIMGGLCRIISMIESPGVISHIGVNPTITFGELNNTETSATVLLKQLFEEAGIEAYHAKDIQADRWKKFISICLSGLLALTRTNYGELRTLPETRELMIQLVTEVFQVAKGAHINLPSDFVEKTITVTDSLPFHSNSSMARDIWQGKPSELEYQNGTVVRLGKKYGVPTPVNAFVYNCLLPMELKARNK, from the coding sequence ATGAAAATAGGAATTATTGGCACCGGTGGCGTCGGTGGTTATTTTGGAGGTAAATTAGCATTAGCAGGTCATGATGTGATCTTTATAGCACGTGGAGCTCATTTAAACGCCATACAACAAAATGGACTTCAAATCAAAAGTTTTCAAGGAGAGTTTACAGTAAAAAATGCTCATGCAACTGACAATCTGGAGGAGTTAAAAGGAGCTGACGTAATTTTGTTGACCACCAAGGCATGGCAAATAAAAGATTTAGCTCCCCAATTGAAAGGAATTGTCGATCAAAACACAATTCTATTGCCTTTGCAGAATGGAGTTTTGTCATCGGAAGAGCTATTGGAAGAGATGCCTGATAAACATATCATGGGAGGATTATGTCGCATTATCAGTATGATAGAATCTCCGGGAGTAATCTCTCATATCGGCGTAAATCCTACGATTACATTCGGAGAACTGAATAACACAGAAACGTCTGCCACAGTTTTGCTGAAACAACTATTTGAAGAGGCTGGTATTGAAGCATACCATGCAAAAGATATTCAAGCAGATCGCTGGAAAAAATTCATTTCAATATGTCTTAGTGGATTGCTTGCTTTGACACGAACAAATTATGGAGAGTTACGCACGTTACCTGAAACGCGGGAATTAATGATACAACTTGTGACTGAAGTATTTCAGGTTGCTAAAGGTGCTCATATCAACCTACCTTCTGATTTTGTTGAAAAAACCATCACTGTAACTGATTCTTTACCTTTTCACTCCAATTCATCCATGGCACGGGATATTTGGCAGGGAAAACCTTCCGAATTAGAATATCAAAACGGAACAGTCGTTCGTTTAGGAAAAAAATATGGAGTACCAACCCCCGTCAACGCGTTTGTTTATAACTGCTTATTACCAATGGAACTTAAAGCGAGAAACAAATAA
- a CDS encoding copper homeostasis protein CutC → MSVLIEAAAFTPLSAIAAAWGGADRIELCSGYAEGGLSPSIGSVAYVKEHLSIPVHVMVRPRVGDFVYNKEELQVMEREILFYKQLGINGVVFGVLTEQGNIATEAVRRLIAAARPMSVTFHRAFDQCTDLFRALDDLMDCGVNRILTSGGKPSVPEGADMLEQLIAHAGNALILLPGGGISATNVSSIIQQLNVREIHLSGKHLVKSPMQPSPHVSLCAPGEVYDFQWYECEEQRIRDVKTVCADLFA, encoded by the coding sequence ATGTCTGTTTTAATTGAGGCAGCCGCCTTTACACCGCTTTCAGCAATAGCAGCCGCCTGGGGTGGTGCAGATCGTATAGAGTTATGTTCGGGTTATGCCGAAGGAGGCCTTTCACCATCCATCGGCAGCGTAGCCTATGTAAAAGAACACCTCAGCATCCCCGTCCATGTGATGGTGCGTCCGCGTGTGGGCGATTTTGTCTATAATAAAGAAGAGTTGCAGGTGATGGAGCGCGAAATCCTTTTTTATAAACAATTGGGGATAAATGGTGTTGTATTCGGAGTGCTGACAGAACAGGGTAATATTGCCACTGAAGCCGTCAGGCGCCTGATAGCAGCAGCACGGCCTATGTCAGTCACCTTTCACCGTGCCTTCGATCAATGTACAGACTTGTTTCGCGCATTGGATGACCTGATGGATTGCGGTGTCAATCGCATCCTTACCTCAGGAGGCAAACCTTCGGTTCCCGAAGGGGCTGATATGCTGGAACAACTGATTGCACATGCTGGCAACGCCCTTATCCTTCTTCCCGGAGGAGGTATCTCGGCAACCAATGTGTCCTCAATCATCCAACAACTGAATGTCCGGGAGATCCATCTTTCCGGGAAACATCTGGTGAAAAGCCCGATGCAGCCCTCTCCGCATGTCTCGCTTTGTGCTCCCGGAGAAGTATATGATTTTCAGTGGTATGAATGTGAAGAACAACGCATCAGGGATGTAAAGACCGTTTGTGCCGATCTTTTTGCATAA
- a CDS encoding indolepyruvate oxidoreductase subunit beta — MTTNIIIGGVGGQGILTIAGIIDMAAMQQGLFLKQSEVHGMSQRGGAVESHLRISDKEIYSALIPTGKADLILSIEPMESLRYLPFLAPNGIIVTATEPYINIPNYPEPEIILNEIRKHRHLLVDAEALARQAGNAKAFNLVMLGAASPYLGIASSVLEDAITERFISKGTDTVQMNLEAFRLGATHAKR; from the coding sequence ATGACAACAAATATCATTATTGGAGGCGTCGGCGGACAAGGTATCCTTACCATTGCCGGCATCATTGACATGGCCGCCATGCAACAGGGCCTATTCTTGAAACAATCCGAAGTGCATGGCATGAGCCAGCGGGGAGGAGCCGTTGAATCGCATTTGCGCATCTCCGACAAAGAGATCTATTCCGCTTTGATCCCGACAGGCAAAGCCGACCTGATTTTATCTATCGAGCCCATGGAGTCGTTGCGCTACCTGCCCTTCCTGGCACCCAACGGCATTATCGTTACGGCTACCGAGCCTTATATCAATATTCCGAACTATCCCGAGCCGGAAATCATTCTGAACGAGATTCGGAAACATCGTCATCTGCTGGTTGATGCCGAAGCATTGGCGCGTCAGGCAGGCAATGCAAAAGCCTTTAACCTTGTGATGCTCGGAGCGGCTTCACCCTATCTGGGCATTGCATCCTCTGTTTTGGAAGATGCTATTACAGAACGTTTCATTTCGAAAGGAACAGACACCGTGCAAATGAACCTGGAAGCATTCCGGCTGGGAGCGACACATGCTAAAAGATGA
- a CDS encoding MFS transporter — MTQNRSKPRPIANSAPKGYKGMFRSLESRNFRLFVTGQSISLIGTWIQRIAMPWLVYDLTHSVFLLGLIGFTGQIPVFLLGPFAGVITDRWNKRNLLLYTQALAMLQAFAIALLIVLGIVQIWMLIILSIILGCITALDNPARQSFLIEMVGKKENLGNAIALNSTMVNVARLIGPSIAGIILASTGESACFAINGLSFLLVIISLLRMRIEQQTLKPKQSQFLSSFKEGIKYTFGFAPIKAVILLLALMSLMGMPYAVLMPVFAKEILHGGSHTFGFLMGATGLGALMGAIYLASRKNVLGLEKLIPFACVLFGAGLIAFSFSRYLPLSLFFLIFAGLGMMMQMASSNTIIQTIVDDDKRGRVMSFYSMALMGTAPFGSLIFGSLAQWIGAPHTLVIGGISCILGAIVFIKNLPNLKTQIHPIYIQQGIMENPLDNLEE, encoded by the coding sequence ATGACACAAAACAGATCTAAACCCAGGCCCATCGCCAATTCAGCTCCGAAAGGCTATAAAGGAATGTTCCGTTCACTCGAAAGCCGCAACTTCAGGCTTTTTGTAACAGGTCAAAGCATTTCACTGATAGGTACCTGGATTCAGCGTATCGCTATGCCATGGCTGGTTTACGATTTAACTCACTCCGTATTTTTACTAGGATTAATCGGATTTACGGGTCAAATTCCGGTATTTTTGTTAGGCCCGTTTGCAGGCGTGATTACAGATCGTTGGAATAAACGAAATTTATTGCTCTATACACAGGCATTGGCAATGTTACAAGCGTTTGCTATTGCGCTATTAATAGTTCTGGGCATCGTTCAAATCTGGATGCTTATTATTTTAAGTATCATTCTTGGCTGTATCACTGCGCTTGACAATCCAGCCCGTCAATCGTTCCTGATAGAAATGGTGGGTAAAAAGGAAAATCTGGGAAACGCCATTGCCTTAAACTCTACCATGGTCAATGTGGCCAGATTAATCGGGCCTTCAATTGCCGGTATCATTCTGGCTTCAACAGGGGAAAGTGCATGTTTTGCAATTAATGGATTAAGCTTTTTACTTGTAATTATTTCGTTGCTCCGCATGCGAATTGAACAGCAAACTCTGAAACCGAAACAAAGCCAATTTTTGTCTTCATTCAAAGAAGGAATTAAATATACGTTCGGGTTTGCGCCAATCAAAGCTGTTATTTTGTTGCTTGCCTTAATGAGCCTCATGGGAATGCCGTATGCAGTACTTATGCCTGTCTTCGCTAAAGAAATTCTACATGGAGGATCACATACCTTTGGGTTTTTAATGGGAGCAACAGGATTAGGGGCGCTTATGGGCGCTATTTATCTGGCATCACGAAAGAACGTATTGGGACTGGAAAAATTGATTCCATTCGCATGTGTTTTGTTTGGTGCCGGACTCATTGCTTTCTCCTTCTCCCGCTATCTTCCCTTATCCCTTTTCTTCTTGATATTTGCAGGATTGGGGATGATGATGCAAATGGCTTCCAGCAATACCATCATTCAAACCATTGTGGATGACGACAAACGAGGACGTGTCATGAGTTTTTACTCCATGGCTCTGATGGGAACAGCTCCTTTTGGTAGTTTAATTTTTGGATCATTGGCACAATGGATCGGAGCTCCCCACACGTTAGTGATTGGTGGCATTTCATGCATTCTGGGCGCAATTGTATTTATAAAGAATCTTCCCAATCTAAAAACTCAAATTCATCCTATTTATATTCAACAAGGCATAATGGAAAATCCGTTAGACAATCTGGAAGAGTAA
- a CDS encoding PaaI family thioesterase: protein MDKYKQYFTGDKFAMSNGIELIACHPGYAKAQVTIEERHLNGAGVVHGGLLFTLADFSFAAAVNSYALITLSINANMSFFAKSTAGILTAEAREIFRSNKLCTCDINVTDQEEQLLANFKGTAYITHKEIEF from the coding sequence ATGGATAAATACAAACAATACTTCACCGGAGATAAATTTGCCATGAGCAACGGCATCGAATTGATCGCATGCCATCCGGGATATGCCAAAGCACAGGTAACCATTGAAGAACGTCATTTAAATGGAGCCGGAGTGGTGCATGGCGGACTACTTTTCACGCTGGCTGACTTCAGCTTTGCCGCAGCAGTCAATTCATACGCCCTCATCACCCTTTCCATCAACGCCAACATGTCATTTTTCGCCAAAAGTACGGCAGGCATCCTTACTGCCGAAGCCAGGGAAATTTTCCGCAGCAACAAGTTATGCACCTGCGATATCAACGTGACCGACCAGGAGGAGCAATTGCTGGCCAATTTCAAAGGGACTGCCTACATTACGCACAAAGAAATAGAATTCTAA
- a CDS encoding SufE family protein, protein MTINEKQDQIIEIFEEYSDWMDKYAYIIELGNGLSPIDPKNKVNQNLIEGCQSRVWLDAKYQDGIIHFAGESDAVIVKGIVSLLIDVLSNHTPDEILNADLYFIDKIGLKEHLSPTRANGLLAMVKQMKLYALAFKAQNNP, encoded by the coding sequence ATGACGATTAACGAAAAACAGGATCAGATAATTGAAATCTTTGAAGAATATTCCGACTGGATGGATAAATATGCCTACATCATTGAACTTGGTAATGGTTTATCTCCCATCGATCCAAAAAATAAAGTAAATCAGAATCTTATAGAAGGATGCCAAAGCAGGGTTTGGCTGGATGCCAAATACCAAGATGGCATTATACACTTTGCAGGTGAAAGCGATGCTGTAATCGTAAAAGGTATTGTTTCACTCCTGATTGATGTGCTTTCCAACCACACTCCGGATGAAATATTAAATGCTGACCTGTATTTTATTGATAAAATAGGACTTAAAGAACATTTATCACCTACCCGTGCCAACGGACTACTCGCCATGGTAAAGCAGATGAAACTATATGCACTTGCTTTTAAAGCACAAAATAATCCATAG
- a CDS encoding DsrE family protein, whose translation MEKLNILWTTNNKETFFNMVSMYATNAKKRGWWQDVNVIIWGSSSKLAGSDPEVQEKIKEMLAAGVTVEGCLACADNSGVTEELRKLGVELRYMGQPLTDYLKADEKILSV comes from the coding sequence ATGGAAAAGCTAAACATCCTTTGGACAACAAACAACAAAGAAACTTTCTTCAACATGGTATCCATGTATGCCACTAACGCAAAAAAACGTGGATGGTGGCAGGATGTCAATGTAATTATTTGGGGATCCTCTTCGAAGCTTGCAGGTAGCGACCCTGAAGTACAGGAAAAAATTAAAGAAATGCTTGCAGCAGGCGTAACCGTTGAAGGATGCCTTGCCTGTGCCGATAACTCAGGCGTAACCGAAGAACTGAGAAAACTTGGCGTTGAACTCCGTTATATGGGACAACCCCTCACCGACTACCTGAAAGCTGACGAAAAGATATTGAGTGTGTGA
- a CDS encoding thiamine pyrophosphate-dependent enzyme — MNPQLLLGAEAIALAAIDAGISGVYAYPGTPSTEITEFIQQSDVARQKGIHSAWATNEKTAYEAALGMSYAGKRTLICMKHVGLNVAADAFINSAITGVHGGMVVVVADDPSMHSSQNEQDTRVYGKFAFLPVIEPSEQQETYDAVRYAFDFSEEMQLPVLLRITTRLSHARSIVLPKAPRDENPFNPSTDKRKWILLPVNARVNYAKLLDKQKQLTAVSESSFLNKEIAGTGKKAVIAFGIAFSYVMEVRESAQLDFPVLKISHYPLPDKTIRAFTEHYDDILIVEEGYPVYEELLKGYFGNSKFHGRLDGTLPRTGELSPDILAKALGVEDGEARQAIPSVVAGRPPMLCQGCSHRDVFEELNTVFEAYPEKHLFSDIGCYTLGALPPFSAINTCVDMGASVTMAKGAADAGLHPAVAVIGDSTFTHSGMTGLLDAVNDRSPVTIIISDNSTTAMTGGQNSAGTGRLFDICKGIGVEEAHIRTIIPLKKNSEENKAILKEEMEYKGVSVIIAQRECVQTASRKRREKAKETPA; from the coding sequence ATGAATCCACAACTTCTACTGGGAGCCGAGGCGATTGCCCTTGCCGCTATTGACGCAGGCATCTCCGGCGTATATGCCTATCCGGGCACTCCCTCAACAGAAATCACCGAATTTATCCAACAATCGGATGTTGCCAGGCAAAAAGGCATCCATTCTGCATGGGCTACTAACGAAAAGACCGCTTACGAAGCGGCTTTAGGCATGTCGTATGCCGGTAAACGCACACTGATCTGCATGAAACATGTAGGCCTCAATGTTGCAGCCGATGCTTTTATCAATTCCGCCATCACCGGTGTGCATGGTGGTATGGTGGTGGTAGTGGCGGACGATCCTTCCATGCACTCTTCGCAAAACGAACAGGATACGCGTGTATATGGCAAGTTTGCCTTCCTGCCGGTCATCGAGCCTTCGGAACAACAAGAGACATACGATGCCGTCCGTTATGCATTCGACTTTTCGGAAGAGATGCAACTTCCCGTTTTGCTGCGTATCACCACACGCCTTTCGCATGCACGTTCCATCGTCTTGCCAAAAGCCCCCCGCGATGAAAATCCGTTCAACCCGTCAACCGATAAACGGAAATGGATTCTGTTGCCGGTCAATGCGCGGGTGAATTACGCCAAACTGCTGGACAAACAAAAGCAACTGACTGCCGTCTCCGAATCATCGTTCCTGAACAAAGAGATTGCCGGTACTGGTAAAAAAGCGGTTATCGCATTTGGTATTGCGTTCAGCTACGTGATGGAGGTGCGTGAATCGGCTCAGCTTGATTTCCCTGTTTTGAAAATATCACACTACCCCCTACCCGACAAAACCATCAGGGCTTTCACGGAACACTATGATGATATCCTGATCGTCGAAGAAGGATATCCTGTTTATGAAGAGCTTTTGAAAGGATATTTCGGAAACAGCAAATTCCACGGACGATTGGACGGCACATTACCCCGTACCGGAGAGCTGTCTCCGGATATACTGGCAAAAGCATTAGGCGTGGAAGATGGGGAGGCAAGACAAGCCATACCTTCCGTTGTGGCAGGCCGTCCTCCGATGTTATGCCAGGGATGCAGCCACAGAGATGTGTTTGAAGAACTGAATACGGTTTTCGAAGCTTATCCCGAGAAGCATCTCTTTTCCGATATCGGATGTTACACGCTTGGCGCCCTGCCTCCTTTCAGCGCCATCAACACATGCGTCGATATGGGAGCTTCCGTCACCATGGCCAAAGGAGCAGCCGACGCCGGTTTGCATCCTGCTGTTGCCGTGATCGGCGATTCGACCTTTACCCACTCGGGTATGACCGGATTGCTCGATGCCGTGAATGACCGCTCCCCTGTCACGATCATTATTTCCGACAACTCCACCACTGCCATGACCGGAGGACAAAACTCAGCCGGAACAGGCCGGTTGTTCGACATCTGCAAGGGGATTGGCGTTGAAGAAGCACATATCCGCACCATTATTCCGCTAAAGAAAAACAGTGAAGAGAATAAGGCCATCCTTAAAGAGGAGATGGAGTACAAAGGTGTTTCGGTGATCATTGCCCAACGGGAATGTGTGCAGACTGCCAGTCGGAAACGAAGAGAGAAAGCAAAAGAAACACCAGCATAA